DNA from Pelagicoccus sp. SDUM812003:
GCCTACACCTTCGACGGCACCGACTACCTCGTCTATCACGCCTACGACGCCTCCCACGAGCGCGCCATAGCGAAGCTCCGCATCAACAAGATCGCCTGGACCGACGACGGCTGGCCAACCGTCGGCGAGCTGGTGACGCCTGAAGAAGGACGATAAACCCGTCCGGCATCAAGCACCCGTATTCGTGAGCTTTATACAAGTGAAGCAAGCGAACGCTATCCATCCGAACGACCAAGGTAGGGCGGTCTGGCCCAGACCGCCGCGCTGCAGGATTCGAAAAACCCTACCGCTCCATCGGCGCCCAGCGGCGGACTGGGCCAGTCCGCCCTACCCGCTCTTCCTCCTAGAACGAAAAAGGCGACCGATACAGCGGTCGCCTTTGCGTATAAATAAACTGGGTACCGTTAGAAACGGAAACGGAAGCCTAGCTCAACCGTTCTATCGTACATTCGAGCGTCTCTCGGGTACGGCGAACCAACGGCGTCGAAGTAGTCTTGACGACCTTCCTTGAAGAGGTTCGTCACGTCCAAGGATAGCGTCATGTTCTCGTTGAACGCGTAGCTCGCTGAAAAGTCGAAGCGATCCGTGGCATCTACGACAACCGTTCCCCCGGGTCCTCCCGGCGCGTCAACGTTATTGAAATCCTCGATGTATGCGTCGCGCCAGTTATAGGCCAATCGGGTCGAGAATTTGTTGCGCTCGAAGACGAGGATCAAGTTGTACGAGTTTTCGGATACGTTGGCGAGATCCAATGTTTCATCAGCAACCGGATCGTATGTCTCCCCGTCGATGATGGTATAGTTCGCTTGTATGCCGAGCCCATCTACGGCTTCGAAGAAGTGCTGCACGCCGAATTCGACGCCGGATAAGCTGCCGCTACCGGTGTTGCGGGGTCGAGTCACGGCGTATTGCTCCCCGTCGACGGTCTCGACCTCCGTATCCGTAAACACGTAACCGGAGATCTCGCGATGGAAACCTGCAATCGAGAAGAAGCTGTTATCTGAGTAGTAGCGTTCCAAGCTCAAATCGTAGTTGTCGGACTCCACGTTTCCGAGGTTAGGGTTGCCACCGCTACCAGTGCCGGTACCCCCGCCGGTAGTCGTCGGGCCGCTGAGATTCACTACTGGATTGAGATCCGAAAACTCCGGACGGGTGATCGAGCGACCAAACGAGCCGCGCAGATAGGTCGTAGGCGTGAGCTGTAGCTTGCCGTTGAGCACCGGCAGCACCTCAGTTTCGTCTGAGGAACTGTCAATCGGCACGCCATCGTCGTAGCCGCGAAGACTGAGCTCGGTCTTCACTACGCGAACGCCAATCTGACCATCGAGCGGCATTTCACCCAAATCCATACCGTATCCGGCTTGCACATACGCTGCGTAGGTCGTTTCCGTATCGTCGAATGCGACCGCTGGATTGAACGGAGCTAGGCCCGGAGGCAGGCCAAAGAGGCTGCGAACTTGGTCGGCGTTATTGTACAGGAAGTCCGCGCTCGGCGTATACCAGTTTTCGAGAGAAATATCGAGGCCAGAGCTATTGTCTGGCGACGTCGCTCCGAGGCCGTCGATGGAAGACACCGCTGTCACACCGCGACCGTCCGCTGGCGCCACGTCCGCACGATCCGACTGGCGAGAGCCCACCTCACGCTCGCTCCAACGCACCCCTGCGGAAAGCTTGTTGAAGAACTGAGTGCCGAACAAGCGCGTCACATCCGCTCGCCAGACCGTCGATTCCCCTTCCGCGAAGCCGTTGTTGTCGAACAAGCCCCAGAGACCGTAGCCAGCTGGATCCGAAATGTCGGAGCCCGGGTAGCTTGCGTCGAAGTTCGGGTGAAACGTCATCCGTACCTCCGGAATACCGCCCTTGGCGATATCCATGATGAGATTCTGATTGGTGAACTTGTTGTAGTTGTAGATGAACTCACTCGAGAAGGTAGTATCGCCATTGGTAGTACGCACGCCGAAAACGCCGTTGTAGCCATCGGTCTTGTCGTCGTAGGCCTGGGTGCTGGTAATCAGGAAGTGATTGCTGGTCTCCAGCACGGCAGGCACGTCATCCGTTCCTGGATACGGCTCGAAGGAATCGACCGCTCCCGTGAATGGCAGACCCACGAAAAAGTAGTTTTGATACTGGTTTCGGTAGCCGGTGTAGAGCCAGTTGGTGTAAAACTCCACATTCTCCTTCGGAGCGTATTGGATATTCAGATTAAACGCGTTTCGCTGCCGGTCGCCACGGTGCACGATGGGCCCGGAGTTGAAGGGATAGACTAACGGATCGCCGTCACTGTTCGTGGCCGGGCGGTTGCCCCACTCGAAATTGTAGATCGTCTGGTCCTGATACTTGATGTCCTGACGTGAAGCTGCGACCAGCACGCCGAGCTGGCCTCCGCCGTCGAGTTCCCAGCGGTTGCTGTTCATCAAGCTTCCCACCCAGCTGGTGTCCCCGGAGTCTTCGCCGTGGATCAAGCGAAGCGTGCCGGCGGTCTTGCTGCCGTCGAAATCGAACGGGTTGCGCAAGCGTACGTCGATCAATCCGGCGATACCGCCTTCCACCTGATCGGCCGTGCGCGATTTGTAAACATTGACCGAGGAAATCAAGTCGGCCGGCAGGTCGCTCAAAGTCACGCCGCGACCCGTTCCGGTGAAGATCTCCTCTCCGTTCAGGGTCGTTGCAAGATTCGGCAAACCACGGATCAAGACACTCGTGACCTCGCCGGAGCCGCGAGTCACCTGAATGCCGGGCACGCGCTGCAAAGCGTCGGCTACGGTGTTGTCCGGCAGTTTGCCGATATCTTGGGCGACGATAGCGTCGACGAAGGGCGCGGCGGATTTTTTAACCTCCTGCGCCTCGACCAAGCTGGCCTGAACGGGCCGGACGATGAATTCGTCCAGCTCGAAAATATCATCGTCGCTGGAATCCTCCTGAGCGAACGTTAGGGGTGAAAACAAAGACGCGAAGGCAATCACTGCGGGCGTGAAACGCCGACAAGGCTTCGCGGATAACGATGGATCGTCCGAGAATACAGTCATGTGGTATTAGGCTTTGAGGTAGTAAGTTGGAGCGACGACCCTTGGGATAAAGCAACGTCGACGCGTTCCTAATTCCAATGCGCCGAAGTATCGAAAAAACCACCATCTACGATAAAAAAACCGAGAAAAATCATCTATCCACGGTAGGCTTCCCTAGGTATGTCGCGTTCGAAAGCTCAGCGCTGGTTCGCCTCGGCTTCGAATCAGCAAAGAGCCTCCTTGGAAACACGCCCTGAGGCGCGTTGGGAGGATGGCCAACTCGATCAGCTACCTACTCCTCCAAGCCCAGGGCCCTCTGCAAATTTTCGTATTCCGGATCGCCGTCTAAGTCGACGCGTTGGCGGAGGATTTCCAAGTGGTCGCCCCGGTCGGCCATGTCGAAGAGCTTGCCGCGGGCGTTGTAGAAGGGACGGTGCACCACCATCATCAAATCGCCTTCAAAGGTGTGAAACAACATGCCGTGCCCCGAGTCGCGCTTGACCAGCGGATCGAGCTGCTCCCACGGCCCCATCAAGGTGCCGGACTCCGAGCGAGCGATGGTCTGCACGTACTTGCCTGACTCGTAGCTCGACCAAAGCATCAGCAGCACGTCGTCCTTGGTGCGATAGAACTGCGGCCCATCCGTCACATAGGAAAGTCCCGCGTCGGAGACTTCGATCGACTGATTGAGCCACGGCGCGTCCGAGGCCTTGAAAAGGTGGATAGGATCGTCAATCGCCCGCGAAAGATCGTCTGACACCTTCACCGCTTCGATGGTGCCGTCGATACGCTGCAGCCACTCGTGAGCGTAGACCATCCAAGGCTGCTCCTCCTGGTCGACGTACAATGTGCCGTCGAGGGTCATCAGTTCCTTTGGCGCCACCGGGCCGTCCTTGTTGAGCATTTCGAAGGGTCCGTCCGGCGTATCCGAAACTGCGGTGATGGTGCCGCGCACGTAAGTATCGCGCCAGGCCTCCGGTGGACGCTTCAGGTAGGCGTCGCTGTCGTGCAGCGTCACGAAGAGATAGAATTTTCCTTTGTATTCATGCACCTCCGGAGCCCAGTTTCCTTCTTGGGCAAAAGATTCCTCCGGCACCGTGAATACCACTTTCGGCGAGTACCAGTTTTTCAGATCCTTCGAAGTATAGGCCATGGTGCCGAGCTTATCCACGCCAGTGAGCTGAGGCTCGTTGCGGGTGTAGAGGTAGTAGGTCTGCGTCGGCTCGTAGGCCACGATGAAGGGATCATGCAAGGGCATGTCCGGCATATGCATCACTTTCGCTGCGTCGCCGTTTTGCTGCGCTACAGCAAACGGCAGCGCCAGCAAACAGGTAAGTCCAAACAAAGAGTGTATCCAATTTTTCATGTTATATATGTGAAGTATGAAGTTGTGGGTTCGAGTTTCGGTTCTAGGAATGGTCGCGAATCAGCCGTTCACAGGTTGGAGGATGACTTCAATGATACAAAAGAATCATGGAGTTTCCCTAGCGGGCGGACAGCGAGATGATTCCGCCTAGAGGCGGGTTGTCGATAGAACGGACTTCGCCAGAGGGCCAGCGCACGATGATTCGTTTCGGAGGATTGTCAGACGAACTAGCGAAATAGCAGGCGCCCGATCCCTGACTCATGTATCCACCGCCAGCATGTACCTCGCGAAACGAGCGTTCTCCGTTTTGCAGCTCGAGAATGACGATCGCCCCGACCGCGGTGGGATTTCCGGGTGGTCCCTTGAGAGTGACACACATGGGAACGCGCCCTTGTACTCCGGTATTTCCGAAGAGCAGCGAAGCGTCTTGGTGTCGCGTTGCGAACAGCTCTGGCCAACCGTCCCGATCCAGATCAATCGGAGCGAGAGCTCGGGCGTCGCCCGGCACCACGTATCCGCTTTTCTTGTACGGTGCCGCATCGAAGCCACCTTTGCCGTCGCCATACAGCAAGGCGCCCAGCCCACCGGAAAAGCGACCGTTTTCCGGGATCGGGGCATACGTATTCTGCGTCAGGCAGATATCGTCGCGTCCATCGGCATTGAAATCCCCGACTATCAATCCATGGACCGGAGCCAGCTGGGCAAGCGTAGGCAGCGGATGAAATTCGAATAGACCGGCGTCGCCACTGAGAAAGACTCCGCTTCGCAGCTCGACTGCTTGCAAACGCCTGGCTTGCTCCAGAGCGTCCTCCGGCAAGAGCTCGTCCAACGCCGCCTCAGCGTAGGCTTTGAAAGTATCGGTTTTATCAAAAATCCACGGCATAGCCATGGACATGATGATCCGGTTTCGTCGCGGATACAGTTCGCCATCGTCCCACACCGCCTCGATGAAATGCTGCTCACCCGTATCGTCGAAAACGCCCGAAAACGCCACTAGAGGCTCTTCAGGACTGGCTTGATAAGGCGTATTCAATCCGAGGTTACCAACCGCGTAATCGAGTCGTCCGTCGCTATTGAAGTCGCCCGCGGCGATCGAAGTCCACCAGCCCGTCCTCTTATCGAAGCCCAGCTCAGCCGTGACTTCCTCGAACCGCAGACCGGCAAGGTTTCGCCAGCATCGCACGGTGCCCCAGGTGGTTGCCACCAGCAAGTCAATCCATCCGTCGCCGTCTACGTCGCTCCACAAGGCGCCCTGAACCAAGCCGGCGCGTTCCAATCCGGGCGCGATAGCGTTCGCGCGGTCCACGAAGCGTCCTCTTTTGTTTTCCCACAAGGCGCTGCGCGGAATCTTTGGATACGCACCCGGCACCACCCGACCGCCAATGAACACGTCGAGCAAACCATCGCGATTGTAGTCCGCCGCCACGACGGGTCCCGCGCTTTCTGGATACACAGGCGCCCAGCCATCCACGGCCCGTCTGAACGAGCCTTTGCCGGCGGAGTTGAGCCAGAGCTCCGGTTGATAGGCGTTGGAGCCGGCCGGTTCCGCCACACCGCCTTTTGCCAGCATCAAGTCCAGATCGCCATCGCCATCCGCATCCAGCAGCAGCGGCGCTGCATCTGCTACCGCGGCCCGGGAATGAATCGATCGCAGCGGAGTTTCCACGTAACGTCCGCCCGACTGCGAGAGCAGTACAGTCGCGCCTTCGGTCGAGGTTCCTCCAATGACCAAGTCATCGATTCTATCGCCATTGAGATCACCGATCGCCATGCCAGGACCGAGCGAATTCTGCCGCATCGACAACAGCCTCTGAGTCGCGAGCTCGTCAATGTCTTGCTCCTGCTGCGAAACATCCAGCTTCAAGGCCTGGCTCACTTCGACGAACTGGGTTCGAGGCGGTTGAGCTTTCCACGGCGGCACCGGACGAGATGCCCCCTCCGGCTCCTCGATGGTATAGCGTTGGTTAGGAGCCAGATTTTCGAATACCTGAGATTGTCCACTCGGCCAGTCGATCTGCAATCGAGCGATGAGCTCGTCTGCTCCCAAACCGAAATGAGCTGCCGTTTCGCCGGAGGAAGCGTAACCCCGCGCCGATGCGATTTGGCGAACCTGCGTCCCCTTAGAAGACTCGAGCCGGATCGTCGCGCCGACTCCAAATCGATTCGAAGCGGAGCCTTTTAGGTCGATAATCACTCGATTGCCTTCGGTCCCGTTGTTGCGATAGACGGACGGGTTGCCTTCGAAGTTGCTGTGCACGAGGTCGAGATCGCCATCGCCATCGAGATCCCCGAACGCGGCCCCGAAACTAGCGTCCTTTCGATCCAATCCCCAAGCCGCGCCGGTCTCTTCGAAGCGCAGATCGCCAACGTTGCGAAAGGCGAGATTGCGCTCCTTCTGCACCGGCGACGCCATCAAACGCCGTCTGACGATCATGGCGCCATCCACCCGGCTGGCGCGTCGCATGTCGAAGTCCCAAAAGGTTCGTATGGTGCCGTTGGTTACATGCAGATCGAGCAGACCGTCTTCGTCGAGATCCTCGAAAAGCGCCGACCATGTCCAATCCGTAGCCGCCAGGCCCGACAACCAAGCAGCGTCCAAGAAGCGGCCGGTGTCCGTATTGATGAACAAGGTGTTGCGCATGTACTGAGGGGCCACGTTGGGATCGACCGGATCCACCATGCGGGAACGCGGGGCGATCAGAGTGCGTTGATCCCATTCGCGGTCGCGTGGCATCATGTCGGCGACGAGAAAATCGAGCAGCCCATCGTTGTTCACGTCACCCAAGTCAGCTCCCATGGAATACCATGGAATGTGCGGCATGACTTCGCTCAATACATCTCGAAAGGTCCCGTCTCCCTGATTGCGCCAGAGCTGGTCCGGCCAGCCGTAGTCGTTCGTCACATACAAATCCGGCCAACCATCGTTGTCATGATCCCACCAAACGGCAGCATGCCCCGCGGCTTTTCCGCTCATGCCAGCTATTTCCGTAACCTCTTCAAACGTTCCGTCTCCGCGATTGCGATACAGGTAGTCAGGCTGACCATCGGGCTCGCTGGCGACGTCTACCAAGTTGGTGACGATATAAACATCAAGCCAACCATCGCGGTCATAGTCGGCAAACGCAGCCATGCCGCTCGCATCAACCAGGCCGAGGCCCGCCCCTTTCGCGTCTTCCACAAACCGCCCGTCTCCTTGATTTAGATACAAGAGGTTCGGCGCTGCAACGCGACAGACATAGAGGTCGAGCCAGCCATCGTTGTTCACATCCACGAAGCAGACGCCAGTCTTCCAGGCATCCCCGGGCCCGGCCACGCCAGCTTCATCGGTGACGTCTTCGAATCGCCAGTCTCCGAGATTGCGAAACAGGCGGTTCGGCCCGGTTTTGCATACGATAAAAACGTCCAACAATCCGTCGGCATCGTAGTCGCCCAGCGCCACACCCGTACCGAGCGGTCCCTGAGTAAACTCCTTGTAGCGAGAACGCCACATCTCCGGATCGTCGTAGGCATTCGGGGCGACGATACCGGTTTGCTCGGGCGACAGTTCAGAAAACAAGGTTTTCGACTCCACCGAATCGCTTCGTGCGTCGAAGGGAACTGCTACGAATCCATCCGTTTCCAAAGCTAGTCCAGCCGTCGTTATTCCTAGGCAACCCCCGGCTAAACAACCTTGGCGCCAAAGACCAGGAAAGAGACGAGCCCAATCACACATCCTTGCCCCTTCCCTCGCTCGCCAGCTGATCAAAACTGTGTTTCATTCTATAAAACTGTTTAAACAAGGTAGACCGAGCAAAATCGCTTCCTTCGTTCCGGGCAAGATGAATCAGGCGCACCCCCCTCTGAAGGTGGAGCGGGACCTCCGGGCACGCTCATGAATGCGCTTGAACACCATAAAGGAGGGCTCGTCCAGTGCCTGTCAGGTCGCAGGGATCGAGGACGGAAGAAGGACTGGGCAGCTGACCTATCGGCAGAGCTACTGAAGCTGTTCCTCACCAAACAGCGCGGGCCCGGAGGTCCCGCTTCACTACACGTCTTAAAACGTGTTTCGAACACGAGTAAAAAGCGCGGCGGCCCCAAAGGATCGTTCGTTGCTACTGACTGAAGGTCAAGCGGGTGCGGTACTCGGTTTGGGCAGTCGGGTTCTCGATTCGCAGCAAGGGCTTGCTACGCTCCGCGAGTTCCGCCTGCACCGCTTCCGGCAAATCCTGCAGGTAGGTCACGTCGGGATGAACTGGGTGGAACACGAAAATCATTTCTTCACCAGACAGACGGTCCGCAAACTTGCGCAGCCCGATGTCCCACGGCTGGCCGAAGTAGAAGTGGTCCGCCACCAACTCGCCTCCGATGAAAGCCGCCACGCGGTCGCCGACATATGGGATCCGTAACCATACGTCGTCCGTCTGTAACCCCTCTTCGGATACGGAAAGCGCCAAGCGGCGTTCGCCGATGCGGCGCACTTTGATGGGTGGTTCTATCGCTTCGAAGTTCACTTGCCAGGCGGCAAAGCCGCTTTTCTGAGCGGACTGGGCTTCCACCGTTCCCCGGCTCGACCGTAGCTGCGAGACAGCAGTCGTCGGGTAGACCTGAACGCGTATCGACGTTTTCCCTACCGTGCGAAGCTCCAGTCCCTCCGGAGCTGGGAATCCATCCGCGTCGGCAAAGACCAGCTTGCTCTCGTCGGCGTGCGCCAGTGTGAGCGCCAGTTCCCGCGGTATCACCAGAAAATGCTGTTTGCCTGACCGGAAGTGAAACGGCTCGCTGTCTCCCCCGGTCACCACGGTCACACCATCGCGTTTTCGCGCTTTGCTGCCATGCTCGGTTTGGACAGCCTGATCGCCTTCGAACACTAGCTCGGGCTGCATGCCTTCGACGGTCATGAATACCGAATGCGTCTCGTCGCCATTTTGCAAAACGGTCAGCGGCTGCACAGTGGCAGTGCGCAGCTTCAGCTCGTCAAGCCCGAGGTTGAAAGGCAGTACGCCGCTCGCGTCTTTGCTCAGAGTGAACGTTCCCTCATGCGGGAACGAAATTACTTCATCGTCACCTCCTTCCAGCTCTAAACGCAGGCCGGTTAGATCATGATTTTCCACATGATCCTGGAAATTGTGCAAGAATACGAAACCGCTTTTCCCATCCGTGCGGGCCGCCCAACGCAGCGTATCCACATCGCTCGGTTCGATATCCGCATTCGTTTCCGGAAGAATCGACGGCATCGGCGCCAGCTGGTCGCCCCAGTTGTCCAGAAGCAGGTGGAGCAGCTTCAGCTCCCGATGGTGCAGGCGCATCTCGCCGTATTCACCGATGGGGGCTTGATAGTCGTAGTTGATGCGTGGCAGTCCGCCGGACTGCTCGTTGAAGAAGTGCCCGTCGATCACCGGGTTCGAACCGCCATGGTACATGTAGTAGCCGATTCCGTTAGCTCCGCTGCCTAGAGTCCGCACAATCAACGGCGCCAAGCTTGATGGCAGCACCGTAGTCCGGCGCTTGTAGGTCAGCGAGATCCCCGCTCCCAATTCGGCAGGGATCGATGGATACAAATCCGCATCGTAGCTGATCGGAGGGTAATCGGGGTTCAAGCGAATGTCTTTGAACAAGTAAAAGTCAGATGGCTCGGGCGGCGCCCAAAAGGGATAGGCATAGCCGGCCGTCACTGGGATGCTTCCCTCTTCCACGATCGCCGCGTTGCCCCATCCCGTCGCGGTATAGATCGGCACGTCGATGCCATGCGAACGAGCGATTTTCTTGAGCGTCGCCATATGATCGCGTCCTGCGTCGGCAAACTTGTTCTCAGGCCCTCCCGCGGTGATTTGATAATGCGTCACATCGACATCGCGGTCCGCCACCGTAAACTCTCTGGGAGCGCCAGGATAGGTCCATTCCCACGGAGCGGCGCTGTGCTGGTATTCGTTTTCCAACTGCACACCAACAACTGGGCCGCCGTCCTTGAACAGCAGTCCGTCCAATTGCTGAGCGATTTGACCATAAAGACGATCCGCGTAGAAAAGATAGCCGGGATCGTTCGAACGTATTTCCACCGGGCGTCCGTAGATCCAGTCCGGGATGCCGCCATTGCGTACCTCGCCGTGGCAGAAGGGCCCCATGCGAACGATGGCTCGCACGTCATTCGCTTCGCAAAGCTCTAGAAACCGACGCAGGTTGCGGTCGCCCTCCCAGTCGAACTCGCCCTCCACCCGCTCGTGCATATTCCAGAAAACGTAGGTCGCGATCAGGTTGATGCCGCCAGCCTTCATCTTGCGGATGGCTTCGCTCCAGTATTCCGCCGGATAGCGGGCGAAGTGGATCTCGCCAACTACCGGAATCCAGGGTTCTCCGTTAAGCTCGATGTATTGATTATTCACCGACACGCGCTCTCCCGTTACGCTTTCCCCTCCCAGATCGAGGTGTCCACGCCGCACGGGCGGCAGCGGCTGGTCAAGGTCGAGCGAATACGTGCGTTGAGCGTTCAATTCAGGTGAAGCCATGAAAAGGGTTAGCGAGGCGAGACAGATTAGTTTTTTCATCGAAATATCCATATTATCAGTACAGTTGCAACGACTACCGCACCGCCCGCGAGCTTGAGTTTGGGCGAGCTCGTCACATCGAGATCCTCCCGCACGGGTAGCGCGCGCGGTTTTTCCAGTGGCCAAACGAAGGTGATGAAGCCCATGGCAAACACTACGAGTTGAAAGGTCAGAGCGACCTGAAGCAGGAAATGAATATCCGGGGCGAAGGCCTGAAACAGCCCGTACAATGCCGGGCCGGCCAACAGAGCGAACACCCCCGCCGCAGGCGGCGCCGTGGGCACCAGCAAGCCAAAAGCGAAAGCTGCCACCACTCCGGGCCAGATATAGCCTTGGAATTGTTGGATAAACTGAAAAACACCGCCGAAGCGCGGATCCGCCAATTGCGGCGCCAAAAAGCAGGCCAAGGCTACGCTAGCCGCCGTCACCAAACGCCCGACCAGCACCAGGCTCGTTTGGCTGGCGTTGGGTCGAAACAGGCGACGGTAGATATCCATGGTGAAGATCGTGGACGCGGAATTCAGCATCGAGCCCAGCGAACTCACGATAGCCCCCGCAATCGCCGCCAGCACAAAGCCACGCAAGCCTGCAGGGATGAGATTCGTCACCATGTACGGAAACGCCCGGTCCGGCGTCTCTTCGACCTCCGGAAAGAGCTGCGAGGCCATGGTTCCTGGCAATACGATGGCAAACGGTACCAGCAGCCAGAGCGCCCCAGCGAAGATCACCCCCGCTTGCCCATCCCTCAACGTACGGGCGGCCAAGGTGCGTTGCACGATGAACTGGTTGAGCCCGCAGTAGTAGAGCAAAACGATCCACATGCCAGCGAACGCTCCCGTCCAGGGCAACACCGGATGATCGGAAGGCAGAATCATGTGCAGCCGTTCCTCGTTGGCCTCCGCAAACGACTCCCAGCCACCGACCGCGTGTAGTCCTAAACCAAATACAAGTAGACCGCCCAACAACAAGGCAAGTCCCTGGAACAAATCCGCCCAGGCCACCGCCTTCAAGCCGCCCCAAACCGTGTACAAGGCCGCCACCACACCGAGCACCCAGACGCCTTGCGTCAACGGGACGCCCAACACCGTTTGCATCGTCAAGCCGCCCGAGTAGAGCACCGCGGTGAGCAGCACCCCGATGTAGATGATCACGGTGATCAACGCCATGATGGCTCGGGCCAAGCTGTTGTAGCGATACTCCAGAAACTCGGGGATCGTGTAGATGCCAGACTTCAACAATCGCGGAAGTAGTGTAAACGCAAATACAACTACGCCAATCGAGCCGGCCAACTGCCAAAGGCTCACCGCGATGCCCACATCGCCGGCGCCCTGCCCGGCCATGCCCACCATTTGTTCGGTGGAGATGTTG
Protein-coding regions in this window:
- a CDS encoding sodium/solute symporter (Members of the Solute:Sodium Symporter (SSS), TC 2.A.21 as described in tcdb.org, catalyze solute:Na+ symport. Known solutes for members of the family include sugars, amino acids, nucleosides, inositols, vitamins, urea or anions, depending on the system.), whose translation is MTLSVFDLVFFAAFFVVVIGFSVWKSRGGSDSSDYFLGGRSLPWWLIGISIVAANISTEQMVGMAGQGAGDVGIAVSLWQLAGSIGVVVFAFTLLPRLLKSGIYTIPEFLEYRYNSLARAIMALITVIIYIGVLLTAVLYSGGLTMQTVLGVPLTQGVWVLGVVAALYTVWGGLKAVAWADLFQGLALLLGGLLVFGLGLHAVGGWESFAEANEERLHMILPSDHPVLPWTGAFAGMWIVLLYYCGLNQFIVQRTLAARTLRDGQAGVIFAGALWLLVPFAIVLPGTMASQLFPEVEETPDRAFPYMVTNLIPAGLRGFVLAAIAGAIVSSLGSMLNSASTIFTMDIYRRLFRPNASQTSLVLVGRLVTAASVALACFLAPQLADPRFGGVFQFIQQFQGYIWPGVVAAFAFGLLVPTAPPAAGVFALLAGPALYGLFQAFAPDIHFLLQVALTFQLVVFAMGFITFVWPLEKPRALPVREDLDVTSSPKLKLAGGAVVVATVLIIWIFR